Proteins encoded in a region of the Panicum hallii strain FIL2 chromosome 3, PHallii_v3.1, whole genome shotgun sequence genome:
- the LOC112886006 gene encoding DNA-directed RNA polymerases I and III subunit RPAC2-like encodes MEHGSLEDSSASTFSIMEEDHTLANSVRFVLNQDPRVAFCGYSIPHPSENKVNIRVQTTGDPAKDVLKDSLQDLMVMCQHIRGTFDTAVADFRGNKLADAMDIDLNKK; translated from the exons ATGGAGCACGGGTCGCTGGAGGATTCGAGTGCATCGACGTTCTCCATCATGGAGGAGGACCACACCCTCGCCAACTCCGTTAGATTCGTTCTCAACCAGGA CCCAAGGGTGGCATTTTGTGGATACAGCATCCCTCATCCTTCTGAAAACAAAGTTAACATAAGGGTTCAGACTACAG GAGATCCAGCCAAGGATGTTCTGAAAGATTCGTTGCAGGACCTGATGGTGATGTGCCAGCATATAAGGGGGACGTTTGACACTGCAGTGGCTGATTTCCGGGGAAACAAACTCGCAGACGCCATGGACATTGATTTGAACAAAAAGTAG